One region of Roseovarius faecimaris genomic DNA includes:
- a CDS encoding thiamine pyrophosphate-dependent enzyme encodes MTDTTTRAADHLVDLLEAHGTTHVFGVPGESYLPVLDAFHGRNRIRFMTCRQEGGAAMAADAHARITGRPGVCMVTRGPGATNASAGVHVAYQDSTPLILFIGQVARDMVEREAFQEIDYRRMFGQMAKWVAEIDDASRLQEFISRAYRVAMSGRPGPVVLALPEDMLYDRITPPPAPRRAEAPRYLPAPEGLEGLRARLAGAERPLVMIGGGGWTETGRKALARFAETQGLPVTVSMRSQALIDNDHPNYVGHFAVARTPYLADALAESDLILAIGPRLGEMTTNGYMNPAPPVPAQKLVHVFPAPEEPGRVYEPDLALAADMQSFCEAVAGWDPIAPDRFAPRLAALKSKLISFADPATLPAPDPLAKMVAHLNDVLLEDAIVTNGAGNYAGWVHRFYRYRRHGSCLAPTSGSMGYGLPAAVGAAVAAPEREVICFAGDGCFMMTCQEMATAVQHGLRLTVIVVNNNRYGTIRAHQEREFPGHISGTALTNPDFAAFARSFGAAAVRVDTFDQFRDALAEARARGGVNLIEVAQDEGVLAPGVPLPQRG; translated from the coding sequence ATGACTGACACCACCACCCGCGCCGCCGATCACCTCGTCGACCTGCTCGAGGCGCATGGCACAACCCATGTCTTCGGCGTGCCGGGCGAAAGCTATCTGCCGGTGCTCGATGCCTTTCACGGCCGCAACCGCATCCGCTTCATGACCTGTCGGCAAGAGGGCGGGGCGGCGATGGCAGCAGACGCCCATGCGCGGATCACCGGGCGGCCGGGGGTGTGCATGGTCACGCGCGGCCCCGGCGCCACCAATGCCAGTGCCGGGGTGCATGTGGCCTATCAGGACAGCACGCCGCTCATTCTTTTCATCGGTCAGGTGGCGCGCGACATGGTCGAGCGCGAGGCGTTTCAGGAAATCGACTATCGCCGCATGTTCGGACAGATGGCCAAATGGGTGGCCGAGATCGACGATGCATCGCGGCTTCAGGAGTTCATCAGCCGGGCCTACCGCGTGGCCATGTCGGGGCGTCCGGGGCCTGTTGTCCTGGCTCTGCCCGAGGACATGCTTTATGACCGGATCACCCCTCCGCCCGCGCCGCGCCGCGCCGAGGCCCCGCGCTATCTGCCCGCGCCCGAGGGTCTGGAGGGGTTGCGCGCGCGTCTGGCCGGGGCCGAGCGTCCTCTGGTGATGATCGGTGGCGGCGGTTGGACCGAGACAGGCCGGAAGGCTCTGGCGAGGTTTGCCGAAACTCAGGGCCTGCCGGTCACGGTCTCCATGCGCTCGCAGGCTCTGATCGACAACGACCACCCCAACTACGTCGGCCATTTCGCCGTGGCGCGCACGCCCTATCTGGCGGACGCACTTGCGGAGTCGGACCTGATCCTTGCCATCGGTCCGCGCCTGGGCGAGATGACGACCAATGGGTACATGAACCCCGCGCCGCCTGTGCCCGCGCAAAAGCTTGTGCATGTTTTCCCCGCGCCTGAGGAGCCGGGCCGCGTTTACGAACCCGACCTCGCGCTCGCCGCCGATATGCAGAGCTTTTGTGAGGCCGTCGCGGGCTGGGACCCCATCGCGCCTGACCGCTTCGCCCCGCGCCTGGCCGCGCTCAAATCGAAGTTGATCAGCTTCGCTGACCCCGCGACACTGCCCGCTCCGGACCCCCTGGCTAAGATGGTGGCGCATCTCAATGACGTGCTGCTCGAGGATGCGATCGTCACCAACGGGGCAGGGAATTATGCGGGCTGGGTGCACCGCTTCTATCGCTACCGCCGACATGGCTCGTGCCTTGCGCCCACCTCCGGCTCGATGGGCTATGGGCTGCCTGCCGCCGTGGGGGCCGCTGTGGCCGCTCCTGAACGCGAAGTGATCTGCTTTGCCGGCGATGGCTGTTTCATGATGACCTGTCAGGAAATGGCGACCGCTGTGCAGCATGGTCTGCGCCTGACCGTGATCGTGGTGAACAACAACCGATACGGCACCATACGCGCCCATCAGGAGCGCGAATTTCCGGGGCATATTTCGGGCACCGCGCTGACCAACCCGGATTTCGCCGCCTTTGCGCGCAGCTTCGGGGCGGCGGCGGTGCGGGTGGATACATTCGATCAGTTCAGGGACGCTCTGGCCGAGGCGCGCGCCCGGGGAGGCGTGAACCTGATAGAAGTGGCGCAGGACGAAGGCGTGCTGGCCCCCGGCGTGCCGCTACCCCAGCGGGGGTAG
- a CDS encoding serine hydrolase: MPETRRNADLHVSSGNKPRWNQPATRRHGFHNAHRMFRRALSLRAAEQVVLEEAEDAALAARNEVAMLTGRAEFSALVVAEGGRLLLARHAADFPADQPHSIQSISKLTMHLIASRLIAEGRLDPAHMVERYVPEIGSGFRGAQVQDVLDMNVINHFSEDYDDPYAEVYAEEEALGFRLPEPGREEPTMLSFLCGITGDDLRNPGDTIRYSSANTDLLTVICDRLCPGALPGMLEEIAEAAGVEGCFHMSLSRKGLPAFSGGGCLTATDLARFGLLLVRVAQGTEARVGDTARTRSALSRTHRHLPAPRDHIRYADQMMTDGRWIGHSGYGGQFLMADTVSGRVVAYLSVLENESAFSAEYMADTIAAMEALLPPLG; the protein is encoded by the coding sequence ATGCCCGAGACCCGCCGCAATGCCGACCTTCACGTGAGCAGCGGCAACAAACCCCGCTGGAACCAGCCGGCGACACGCCGGCACGGGTTTCACAATGCGCACCGGATGTTTCGCCGGGCGCTGAGCCTCCGGGCGGCGGAACAGGTGGTGCTGGAGGAGGCAGAAGACGCTGCACTGGCCGCGCGGAACGAGGTGGCGATGTTGACCGGGCGGGCCGAATTTTCGGCGCTGGTGGTGGCGGAGGGCGGCAGGCTGCTGCTGGCCCGTCATGCGGCGGATTTCCCAGCCGATCAGCCGCATTCGATCCAGTCGATCAGCAAGCTGACCATGCATCTCATTGCCAGCCGTCTGATCGCCGAAGGGCGGCTCGACCCGGCTCACATGGTTGAGCGGTACGTGCCCGAGATCGGCAGCGGCTTTCGCGGTGCGCAGGTTCAGGACGTGCTGGATATGAATGTGATCAATCACTTCTCGGAGGATTACGACGACCCTTACGCCGAGGTCTATGCCGAGGAAGAAGCGCTTGGGTTTCGCCTGCCCGAGCCGGGCCGCGAGGAGCCGACGATGCTGTCCTTTCTCTGCGGGATCACGGGCGATGATCTGCGCAATCCCGGGGACACTATCCGCTATTCCTCGGCCAATACGGACCTTCTGACGGTGATCTGTGACCGGCTCTGTCCCGGAGCGCTGCCCGGCATGCTGGAAGAGATCGCCGAGGCCGCCGGGGTGGAGGGTTGTTTTCACATGAGCCTGAGCCGCAAGGGATTGCCCGCATTTTCCGGCGGCGGCTGCCTGACGGCGACGGACCTTGCCCGCTTTGGCCTTCTGCTGGTGCGGGTCGCGCAAGGGACGGAGGCCCGCGTGGGCGACACCGCACGCACCCGTTCGGCCCTGAGCCGTACCCATCGCCACCTGCCCGCCCCGCGCGACCATATCCGCTATGCCGATCAGATGATGACCGATGGCCGCTGGATCGGGCATTCGGGCTATGGCGGACAGTTCCTGATGGCCGATACCGTCTCGGGCCGGGTGGTGGCCTATCTCAGCGTGCTGGAAAACGAATCCGCCTTCTCGGCCGAGTACATGGCCGACACGATTGCCGCGATGGAGGCGCTTCTACCCCCGCTGGGGTAG
- a CDS encoding acetate--CoA ligase family protein, protein MTPAKRANFQRLLTPRHIAFVGGTDAGIAIGEARRAGFAGQMWAVNPRREHIAGVPCLPDLASLPEPPDAVFLAIRAAEVPAAVAELRERGAGGIVCYAAGFGEAHAEGAALEAQLKAELGDMVLIGPNCYGLINYVDRSALWPFAHGGGCPGYGAAILTQSGMFSSDITMARRSLPMAYMISAGNQADLGLAEFIDLLCDRKEVRAIGVHIEGLSDVAAFERAALKALEQGTPIVALKTGNSAIGESLTLSHTGSLAGSATLYQSLFERLGIISVTSPSQFLETLKFLCVAGAPAGNRLVGFTCSGGGATMLADHAETIALDFPKPGPEAHDALTALLPPIATLSNPLDYTTPIWGQPEKTKPVFAKAMEMIPGDATILVQDYPAEGLDESQIFYRNDAGAFAEAAAEAGLPAAICATIPENMDRETRELFISRGVAPMQGIHEALNAMRDAAWWAGRRKELLAQPPKALCVEHGAANAPTMLTEAEGKQRLAAAGFAVPEGRCVARDGLNAAADAVGYPCVLKMMSNRLAHKTEARAVALGLGSLQEVRDAADRMARDVGAYDAEAVSDMFLIEPMAPAPLAELVVAIRRDAQFGLSLTLGSGGILVELLGDTATLLLPASDAEIGRALDRLKVSRLLSGFRGKPAADRTGLIAALQSLAEFAMTRPDLAEIEINPLFVYEDRVLAIDALCQITPE, encoded by the coding sequence ATGACCCCCGCCAAGCGCGCGAATTTCCAGCGTCTGCTGACCCCGAGGCATATTGCCTTTGTCGGGGGCACGGATGCGGGCATTGCCATCGGCGAGGCCCGGCGCGCGGGCTTTGCCGGGCAGATGTGGGCGGTGAACCCAAGGCGGGAGCACATCGCCGGGGTGCCATGCCTGCCCGACCTGGCCAGCCTGCCAGAGCCGCCCGATGCCGTCTTTCTGGCCATCCGCGCGGCGGAGGTGCCCGCGGCCGTGGCCGAACTGCGCGAACGGGGCGCGGGCGGGATCGTCTGCTATGCGGCGGGCTTTGGCGAGGCCCATGCGGAAGGGGCGGCGCTGGAGGCGCAGCTCAAGGCCGAGCTGGGGGATATGGTGCTCATTGGTCCCAATTGCTATGGCCTGATCAACTATGTGGACCGCTCGGCGCTCTGGCCCTTTGCGCATGGCGGCGGCTGTCCGGGTTACGGCGCGGCGATCCTGACGCAGTCGGGTATGTTTTCGTCCGACATCACCATGGCGCGGCGGTCCCTGCCGATGGCCTATATGATCAGCGCCGGCAATCAGGCCGATCTGGGGCTGGCCGAATTCATCGACCTTCTGTGCGACCGCAAGGAGGTGCGCGCCATTGGCGTGCATATCGAGGGGCTGTCGGATGTGGCCGCCTTCGAGCGCGCGGCGCTCAAGGCGCTGGAGCAAGGCACTCCGATCGTGGCGCTCAAGACCGGAAATTCGGCCATTGGCGAAAGTCTGACACTCAGCCATACCGGATCGCTCGCCGGGTCTGCCACGCTCTATCAGAGCCTCTTTGAGCGGCTGGGGATCATCAGCGTCACCAGCCCCTCGCAGTTTCTCGAAACGCTCAAGTTTCTTTGCGTGGCGGGCGCACCTGCCGGCAACCGGCTGGTGGGGTTCACCTGCTCGGGCGGGGGGGCGACGATGCTGGCCGATCATGCCGAGACCATCGCGCTCGACTTTCCCAAGCCGGGACCGGAGGCGCATGACGCGCTGACCGCGCTCCTGCCGCCCATCGCCACACTGTCGAACCCCCTGGATTACACCACCCCGATCTGGGGCCAGCCGGAAAAAACGAAGCCGGTTTTTGCCAAGGCGATGGAGATGATCCCCGGCGATGCCACGATCCTTGTGCAGGATTACCCCGCCGAAGGGCTGGACGAGAGCCAGATCTTCTATCGCAACGACGCCGGCGCCTTTGCCGAGGCCGCCGCCGAAGCCGGGTTGCCCGCCGCAATCTGCGCCACGATCCCCGAGAATATGGACCGTGAAACGAGAGAGCTCTTTATCTCGCGCGGGGTGGCGCCGATGCAGGGCATTCACGAGGCGCTGAACGCGATGCGCGACGCGGCGTGGTGGGCCGGGCGTCGCAAGGAGCTTCTGGCACAGCCGCCCAAGGCCCTGTGTGTGGAACATGGGGCTGCAAACGCTCCGACAATGCTGACCGAGGCGGAGGGCAAACAGCGTCTGGCCGCGGCCGGGTTTGCGGTGCCCGAAGGCCGGTGCGTGGCGCGTGACGGTCTGAACGCTGCGGCGGACGCGGTGGGCTATCCCTGCGTGCTCAAGATGATGAGCAACCGCCTTGCCCACAAGACAGAGGCCAGAGCGGTGGCGCTGGGGCTCGGCTCGTTGCAGGAGGTGCGCGACGCGGCAGACCGCATGGCGCGGGATGTGGGGGCATATGACGCCGAGGCGGTCAGCGACATGTTCCTGATTGAGCCCATGGCCCCTGCCCCGCTGGCCGAGCTGGTGGTCGCCATCCGCCGCGATGCGCAGTTCGGGCTGAGCCTGACCCTGGGCAGTGGCGGTATTCTGGTGGAGCTTCTCGGCGACACGGCCACGCTGCTTTTGCCCGCCAGCGATGCCGAGATCGGACGGGCTCTGGACCGGCTGAAAGTGTCCAGACTGCTTTCCGGGTTCCGGGGCAAACCGGCGGCGGACCGCACCGGCCTCATCGCGGCGCTGCAATCGCTGGCGGAGTTCGCAATGACGCGGCCTGATCTGGCCGAGATCGAGATCAATCCGCTTTTCGTGTATGAAGATCGCGTGCTCGCCATCGACGCGCTGTGCCAGATAACCCCGGAGTGA
- a CDS encoding acyl-CoA dehydrogenase family protein translates to MTIMMDHEEELLLSTVKSFMEENFYPHEEMVDRTGEVPEELGRQIEARAKEVGLYACNLPEEVGGGGLSLSAQRLIEREYGKTSHALHSWAARPTEILLACEGDQRDEYLLPCVRGEKRELFALTEPEAGSDAMGMRSNAVRDGDDWILNGSKHFISGPCMPDFAIVFAATGEDETPRGKRKRVTAFLVDVGLPGFDCREGTKSVSYRGYKTYQLSFDNVRLGPGKILGEEGRGFEVANQWLGMGRIWVGASCCGKAERILEMATEWAANRKQFGKPIGQFQATGFRLANGAMNLRAADLMVSDAVARHERGQMADQDAAMVKVFCSEMLCQLADDAVQIHGGMGLMEELPIQRLWRDSRLERIWDGTSEIQRHIITRSMLRPLGA, encoded by the coding sequence ATGACAATCATGATGGACCATGAGGAAGAGCTGCTGCTGAGCACGGTCAAAAGCTTCATGGAGGAGAACTTCTATCCGCATGAGGAGATGGTGGACCGCACTGGCGAGGTGCCCGAAGAGCTTGGCCGCCAGATCGAGGCGCGCGCCAAGGAGGTGGGGCTTTATGCCTGCAACCTGCCCGAAGAGGTGGGCGGCGGCGGCCTGAGCCTGAGCGCGCAGCGCCTGATCGAGCGCGAATATGGCAAGACCAGCCATGCGCTGCATAGCTGGGCGGCGCGGCCGACGGAGATTTTGCTGGCCTGCGAGGGCGATCAGCGCGACGAATATCTGCTGCCCTGCGTGCGCGGGGAAAAGCGGGAGCTTTTTGCGCTGACCGAACCCGAGGCCGGGTCGGACGCCATGGGCATGCGCTCTAACGCGGTGCGCGACGGCGATGACTGGATCCTGAACGGCTCCAAGCATTTCATATCGGGGCCGTGTATGCCCGACTTTGCCATCGTCTTTGCCGCCACCGGCGAGGATGAGACGCCCCGCGGCAAGCGCAAGCGGGTGACGGCGTTTCTGGTGGATGTGGGTCTGCCGGGCTTTGACTGCCGCGAAGGGACGAAATCGGTCAGCTACCGTGGGTACAAGACCTATCAGCTCAGCTTTGACAATGTGCGGCTGGGGCCGGGGAAGATCCTGGGCGAAGAGGGGCGCGGCTTCGAAGTGGCCAACCAGTGGCTGGGTATGGGGCGTATCTGGGTGGGCGCGTCCTGCTGTGGCAAGGCCGAGCGCATTCTGGAGATGGCGACCGAATGGGCCGCGAACCGCAAGCAGTTCGGCAAACCGATTGGCCAGTTTCAGGCCACCGGATTTCGGCTGGCCAATGGCGCGATGAACCTGCGCGCCGCGGACCTGATGGTGAGCGATGCGGTGGCCCGGCACGAGCGCGGACAGATGGCCGATCAGGATGCGGCGATGGTCAAGGTCTTCTGCTCGGAAATGCTGTGCCAGTTGGCCGATGACGCGGTGCAGATTCACGGCGGCATGGGGCTGATGGAGGAGCTGCCCATTCAGAGGCTCTGGCGCGATAGTCGGCTGGAGCGCATCTGGGACGGCACGAGCGAGATTCAGCGCCATATCATCACCCGGTCGATGCTGCGGCCGCTCGGGGCCTGA
- a CDS encoding 3-keto-5-aminohexanoate cleavage protein, translating to MNFEVIVTCAVTGAGATTDKSPHVPVTPQEVADAAIEAAEAGAAIAHLHVRDPETGQGSRDPALFKEAVDLVRASDTDVVINLTAGMGGDWVPSKEDPALPGPGTDMIGPEERLAHVKECLPEICSLDCGTLNFGNGDEIYISTPPTLRRMAQLTQEWGVKPELEVFDLGHIRFAKAMVEEGLIDAPPMFQLCLGIPWGADQTVETMAAMKAQLPPGASWASFGISRYQMPMAAAAVALGGNVRVGLEDNIWLDKGKLATNGDLVRRVVEIIERMGGRALTPQEARNKLGLRGADA from the coding sequence ATGAACTTCGAGGTTATCGTGACCTGCGCCGTGACCGGTGCGGGGGCCACCACCGACAAAAGCCCGCATGTGCCGGTTACACCGCAAGAGGTGGCTGACGCGGCGATTGAAGCCGCCGAGGCCGGAGCGGCGATTGCACATCTGCATGTGCGCGACCCCGAGACGGGGCAAGGGTCACGCGATCCGGCGCTGTTCAAGGAAGCCGTCGATCTGGTGCGCGCGTCGGACACGGATGTGGTGATCAACCTCACCGCGGGCATGGGCGGCGACTGGGTGCCCAGCAAGGAAGATCCGGCCCTGCCCGGCCCCGGCACCGACATGATCGGCCCCGAAGAGCGGCTTGCCCATGTGAAGGAATGTCTGCCGGAAATCTGCTCGCTCGATTGCGGCACGCTCAATTTTGGCAATGGGGATGAGATTTACATCTCGACCCCGCCCACCCTGCGGCGCATGGCGCAGCTCACGCAGGAATGGGGGGTGAAGCCTGAACTGGAGGTGTTCGACCTCGGGCATATCCGCTTTGCCAAGGCCATGGTCGAGGAAGGGCTGATCGACGCGCCGCCCATGTTCCAGCTCTGCCTCGGCATCCCGTGGGGCGCGGATCAGACCGTCGAGACGATGGCCGCGATGAAGGCGCAGCTGCCGCCGGGGGCCAGTTGGGCAAGCTTCGGAATTTCGCGCTATCAGATGCCGATGGCCGCCGCCGCCGTGGCGCTAGGGGGCAATGTGCGCGTCGGGCTGGAGGACAACATCTGGCTCGACAAGGGCAAGCTTGCCACCAATGGTGATCTGGTGCGCCGTGTCGTGGAGATCATCGAGCGCATGGGCGGGCGCGCCCTCACCCCGCAGGAGGCCCGAAACAAGCTGGGCCTGCGCGGGGCCGATGCGTAA
- a CDS encoding GlxA family transcriptional regulator, giving the protein MTASNSAPQRPSRIVCVLLPRFNMMSLISVLEPARVANYLVSEPLYEMVYCSPDGTQVTASNGMPIACGPLPEKLSQDDLVLVVASWGAEHYANPALLNWLRRQERLGMRLCAVEMAPYVFARAGLLAGRAATTHWAYLPGFQEKYPDILGAEQLFTIDGRIMTCAGSTGALDFMLHIVRERQGEALAQEISNIVLLAQIREAGAPQRQSIGRGQDGVPGPVNAAVALMTTHIAEPLPVPEIARTIGLSQRQLERQFKQAMGCSVVQFGLILRLQHARVLLISTELSVREIATASGFNSLSHFAYAFRNCFGRRPSDYRQAWPDHADAPTWPGTLSTYLDSRARASVPTGTPRA; this is encoded by the coding sequence ATGACTGCATCAAATTCCGCCCCGCAACGGCCCAGCCGAATCGTCTGCGTGCTGCTGCCGCGGTTCAACATGATGAGCCTGATCAGCGTGCTGGAACCCGCCCGGGTGGCAAATTATCTGGTCAGCGAACCTCTCTATGAAATGGTCTACTGCTCGCCCGACGGGACACAGGTCACCGCCAGTAATGGCATGCCGATTGCCTGCGGACCGCTGCCCGAGAAGCTCAGCCAGGACGATCTGGTGCTGGTCGTGGCAAGCTGGGGTGCGGAGCATTATGCCAACCCGGCCCTGCTCAACTGGCTCAGGCGGCAGGAGCGGCTTGGCATGCGGCTCTGTGCTGTCGAAATGGCACCTTATGTCTTTGCCCGTGCGGGGCTTCTGGCAGGGCGGGCGGCCACGACCCACTGGGCCTATCTGCCTGGGTTTCAAGAGAAATATCCCGATATCCTGGGCGCAGAGCAACTCTTTACCATCGATGGGCGCATCATGACCTGCGCGGGATCCACCGGCGCGCTCGACTTCATGCTGCACATCGTGCGCGAGCGTCAGGGCGAGGCTCTGGCCCAAGAGATTTCCAACATCGTGCTGCTGGCGCAGATCCGCGAGGCAGGCGCGCCACAACGCCAGAGCATCGGGCGCGGGCAGGATGGGGTGCCCGGCCCGGTGAATGCCGCCGTCGCCCTGATGACCACCCATATCGCCGAGCCTCTGCCGGTGCCCGAGATTGCCCGGACCATCGGCCTGTCGCAACGCCAGCTTGAGCGGCAGTTCAAGCAGGCGATGGGGTGTTCGGTGGTGCAGTTCGGGCTGATCCTGCGGCTGCAACATGCCCGTGTTCTGCTGATCTCGACCGAGCTCAGCGTGCGCGAGATTGCCACTGCCTCGGGCTTCAACTCCCTGTCACATTTTGCCTATGCGTTCCGCAATTGCTTTGGCCGACGGCCGAGCGATTACCGCCAGGCCTGGCCAGACCATGCCGATGCACCAACCTGGCCCGGCACCCTGTCCACCTATCTCGACAGCCGCGCGCGGGCATCGGTGCCGACGGGCACGCCACGGGCCTGA
- a CDS encoding 3-hydroxyacyl-CoA dehydrogenase NAD-binding domain-containing protein produces MMYPDPSSVSRVCSIGAGPIGGGWTAHFLARGYDVTAYVHDMAEREALMAIVETAWVSLTALGLAKGASLDRLTVTDDLDEAVKGADFIQESAPERPEIKQALYERLGQIVPEHVVIASSTSGMTMTEIAARCPSPARCVIGHPFNPPYLLPLVEIIGGERTDPAAVDWAVAFYEQAGKAPLKMKKEVPGFVATRLQEALWREALHMVANGEATPEDIDIALKNGPAPRMVVQGQCMAFHVACGEGGMATNLDQFGPALKWPWTRLEAPELTQELRDRMVEGCNAMAGTRHFTEMAAERDAKIVAVLKAVRGDA; encoded by the coding sequence ATGATGTATCCTGATCCTTCCTCAGTTTCCCGCGTCTGTTCCATCGGCGCGGGGCCGATCGGCGGTGGCTGGACCGCGCATTTTCTGGCCCGTGGCTATGACGTGACGGCCTATGTGCATGACATGGCCGAGCGCGAGGCGCTGATGGCGATTGTCGAGACGGCCTGGGTCAGCCTCACCGCCCTGGGACTGGCCAAGGGCGCGTCGCTGGATCGTCTGACGGTGACGGATGATCTGGACGAAGCCGTGAAAGGTGCTGATTTCATTCAGGAAAGTGCGCCGGAGCGACCTGAGATCAAGCAGGCGCTTTATGAACGTCTGGGGCAGATCGTGCCTGAGCATGTGGTGATCGCCTCCTCCACATCGGGCATGACCATGACCGAGATTGCCGCGCGCTGCCCCTCGCCCGCGCGCTGTGTCATCGGGCACCCGTTCAACCCGCCTTACCTTCTGCCCTTGGTGGAGATCATCGGCGGGGAACGCACCGACCCTGCGGCGGTGGATTGGGCCGTGGCCTTCTATGAGCAGGCGGGCAAGGCGCCGCTGAAGATGAAAAAGGAAGTGCCGGGTTTCGTGGCCACACGCTTGCAAGAGGCACTCTGGCGCGAGGCGCTGCATATGGTGGCCAATGGCGAAGCCACCCCAGAAGACATTGATATCGCGCTGAAAAACGGCCCTGCCCCGCGTATGGTCGTGCAAGGGCAGTGCATGGCCTTTCACGTGGCCTGTGGCGAAGGCGGCATGGCCACCAACCTGGATCAGTTCGGTCCCGCGCTGAAATGGCCCTGGACCCGGCTGGAGGCGCCGGAGCTGACCCAGGAGCTGCGCGACCGGATGGTGGAGGGGTGCAACGCGATGGCGGGCACGCGGCACTTCACCGAGATGGCCGCCGAGCGCGATGCAAAGATCGTGGCGGTGCTGAAAGCTGTGCGCGGCGACGCCTGA
- a CDS encoding carnitinyl-CoA dehydratase has product MSDGVKVVRDGHVLEVTLERGKVNAIDVPTSQALAAAFQELHEDKNLRCAILTGGGDKIFSAGWDLKALNAGEMSLDNWWESDDYGFGGFTGLTENWALNKPVIAAINGLAIGGGFEMAMACDLLIAADHVEFGLPEMPLGIVPDAGALQRLPRRIPHNIAMEMFLLGRRMSAEEAAHYGLVNKVVPKEQLIDAAREWAASIAWSAPLAMQSVKEVQREIECVPLEQAFHKMRTDPMPTYRKMLKSDDAAEGVAAFVEKREPNFKGE; this is encoded by the coding sequence ATGAGCGACGGAGTGAAAGTGGTCCGTGACGGCCATGTGCTTGAGGTGACGCTGGAGCGCGGCAAGGTCAACGCGATTGACGTGCCTACCTCCCAGGCGCTGGCGGCGGCGTTTCAGGAGCTGCACGAGGACAAGAACCTGCGCTGCGCGATCCTGACCGGGGGCGGTGACAAGATCTTTAGCGCAGGCTGGGATCTCAAGGCGCTGAATGCGGGCGAGATGAGCCTCGATAACTGGTGGGAGAGCGACGATTACGGCTTTGGCGGCTTTACCGGGCTGACGGAAAACTGGGCGCTCAACAAGCCGGTGATTGCCGCGATCAACGGGCTGGCCATTGGCGGCGGGTTCGAGATGGCGATGGCCTGCGATCTGCTGATTGCCGCCGATCATGTGGAGTTCGGCCTACCCGAGATGCCGCTGGGGATCGTGCCGGATGCGGGCGCGCTGCAACGGCTGCCCCGGCGCATTCCGCACAATATCGCGATGGAGATGTTCCTGCTGGGCCGTAGGATGAGCGCCGAGGAGGCCGCGCATTATGGCCTCGTCAACAAGGTGGTCCCGAAAGAGCAACTGATTGATGCCGCCCGCGAATGGGCCGCCTCAATCGCCTGGTCGGCGCCGCTGGCGATGCAATCGGTCAAGGAAGTGCAGCGCGAGATTGAATGCGTGCCGCTGGAACAGGCGTTCCACAAGATGCGCACCGACCCGATGCCAACCTACCGCAAGATGCTGAAATCCGACGATGCCGCCGAGGGCGTGGCCGCGTTTGTGGAAAAACGTGAACCGAATTTCAAAGGTGAATGA